A single region of the Syntrophorhabdaceae bacterium genome encodes:
- a CDS encoding type II secretion system F family protein: MTLFEWEGKTLKGETRTGVSGSPSHAALRAELRKDGIILVKWNERKDASKSRAKGKKKKVKTLSVVLFTRQLATMITSGLPLVQSLDILSSQIEDKNLKIIVEEIKEKIEGGSSFADALRDYPQCFDALYVNLVVAGEEGGTLDTVLIRLASYMEKTEKLKKKVKSAMIYPISIIVVAIGVVMVLLIFVIPVFETMFKDMGATLPAPTAFVVALSRMVKSTIHILAGVVVGLYFLFRRYYRTEKGRRQIDRLILKMPLFGTLAVKASVARVTRTLSTLLSSGVAILDSLTIVARVAGNRIVEDALVTARLRISEGKSMSEPLEQSGVFPPMVVQMVQVGESTGALDNMLNKVADFYEEDVDTMVTNLTALMEPMIMLFLGVVLGGLIIAMYLPIFKLGTVVG; encoded by the coding sequence ATGACCTTATTTGAATGGGAAGGGAAAACTTTAAAGGGTGAGACGCGAACCGGCGTTTCCGGATCTCCGTCACATGCGGCCCTCAGGGCAGAGCTCAGAAAAGACGGGATTATACTCGTCAAATGGAACGAGAGGAAAGATGCGTCCAAATCCCGGGCGAAGGGGAAAAAGAAGAAAGTAAAGACCCTGAGTGTCGTTCTCTTTACCCGTCAGCTCGCTACCATGATTACCTCCGGCCTCCCCCTGGTCCAGTCCCTCGATATCCTTTCAAGCCAGATAGAGGATAAAAACCTCAAAATAATCGTCGAGGAGATAAAAGAGAAGATCGAGGGGGGATCCAGTTTCGCCGACGCCCTTAGGGACTATCCCCAATGTTTTGACGCTCTTTATGTAAATCTGGTGGTAGCGGGCGAGGAGGGCGGCACGCTGGACACGGTCCTTATCCGTCTCGCCTCCTATATGGAGAAGACGGAGAAGCTCAAAAAGAAGGTCAAGTCGGCGATGATCTATCCTATAAGCATAATCGTGGTTGCCATCGGCGTAGTAATGGTCCTCCTGATCTTTGTGATACCCGTTTTTGAGACGATGTTCAAAGACATGGGAGCTACCCTGCCCGCGCCCACCGCGTTTGTGGTTGCCTTGAGCAGAATGGTCAAATCGACGATCCACATCCTGGCAGGCGTGGTAGTCGGGCTCTATTTCCTGTTCAGGAGATATTATCGGACGGAGAAAGGAAGAAGGCAAATAGACAGACTGATACTTAAGATGCCCCTTTTTGGCACTTTGGCCGTAAAAGCCTCGGTGGCGCGGGTGACCAGGACTCTTTCCACCCTCCTCTCAAGTGGCGTGGCCATACTCGACAGTCTCACGATCGTGGCGAGGGTGGCAGGCAACAGGATTGTGGAGGACGCCCTCGTCACCGCAAGACTTCGGATCAGCGAGGGGAAAAGCATGTCGGAGCCTTTGGAGCAAAGCGGGGTATTCCCGCCCATGGTCGTCCAGATGGTCCAGGTAGGCGAGTCGACAGGCGCACTCGATAACATGCTCAATAAAGTGGCCGATTTCTATGAGGAAGATGTAGATACGATGGTAACAAATCTCACGGCCCTTATGGAGCCCATGATCATGCTCTTCCTGGGCGTGGTGCTCGGGGGGCTTATTATCGCCATGTACCTGCCCATCTTCAAGCTCGGGACCGTGGTAGGATAG
- the bioB gene encoding biotin synthase BioB, protein MKQEIEALKEKALRGEIDTSDVMALYGKGMENPFLLMAYASELREFYKGQKISLCAIINAKSGVCPENCRFCAQSAHYETDAPVYPLVSADEIFAKGRAAHEAGAHFFGIVTSGTSVIAKEEWDTIYEAIERLNHIGIKPCASLGLLDREMARGLKDAGLYRYHHNLETSRSFFPHICSTHEYDEDTGSVTAAKDAGLTVCSGGIIGLGETMEQRIEMAMTLRELDVDSVPINILSPIPGTPLMDAASLTPLEVLLTVSLYRFILPKKDIKLCGGKERNLRQLLPLGIIAGCNSFMTGNYLTTEGRGTVADLEMIRDLGLTPSLP, encoded by the coding sequence ATGAAACAAGAGATTGAAGCGCTGAAAGAGAAGGCCCTACGGGGAGAAATCGACACGTCCGACGTAATGGCATTATATGGAAAGGGCATGGAGAATCCCTTCCTCCTCATGGCCTATGCTTCCGAGTTGAGGGAATTTTACAAAGGACAGAAGATCAGCCTTTGCGCCATTATAAACGCAAAATCAGGCGTCTGCCCGGAAAACTGCAGGTTTTGTGCCCAGTCGGCCCATTACGAGACCGATGCGCCCGTCTATCCCCTGGTAAGCGCCGATGAGATATTTGCAAAAGGGCGCGCGGCCCACGAGGCAGGCGCTCATTTCTTCGGCATCGTCACGAGCGGCACTTCCGTGATCGCAAAAGAGGAATGGGATACAATTTATGAAGCCATCGAACGTCTGAATCATATAGGCATCAAGCCCTGCGCATCTTTAGGGCTTCTCGACCGGGAAATGGCACGGGGCCTCAAGGACGCCGGGCTCTACAGATATCATCATAATCTGGAGACTTCGCGGAGCTTCTTCCCCCATATCTGTTCCACCCATGAATACGATGAGGACACGGGAAGCGTGACGGCCGCTAAAGACGCGGGACTGACCGTCTGCTCCGGGGGGATCATAGGACTCGGCGAGACAATGGAACAGAGAATAGAGATGGCCATGACCCTCAGGGAGCTCGACGTCGATTCGGTGCCGATCAACATCCTGAGCCCCATTCCGGGAACGCCCCTGATGGATGCCGCGTCCCTGACCCCGCTGGAGGTCCTTTTGACCGTTTCCCTTTACCGGTTCATTCTCCCGAAGAAGGATATCAAACTGTGCGGAGGCAAGGAGAGAAACCTGAGACAGCTCCTGCCCTTGGGAATAATCGCGGGATGCAACTCTTTCATGACGGGAAATTACCTTACTACCGAGGGCAGAGGCACTGTTGCCGACCTTGAAATGATACGCGACCTGGGCCTCACGCCCTCGCTCCCTTAA
- the trmFO gene encoding methylenetetrahydrofolate--tRNA-(uracil(54)-C(5))-methyltransferase (FADH(2)-oxidizing) TrmFO has protein sequence MEIKVIGGGLAGVEAAFQIARQGLRVTLCEMRPHTSTPAHRTSLLSELVCSNSLKSKDLSNAHGLLKEELRLLGSIILSAADRAAIPGGKALVVDRGEFSGLITREIEANPLIDVIRGEVTEIPSGVAIIATGPLTSDSLAERIGALTGAENLSFFDAISPIIDSETVDMEKAFFGSRYMDHTDDYLNCPLTQTEYDAFIDALIGAERVSMRDFEKTPYFEGCLPIEVMAERGRKTLAYGPMKPVGLSHPDTGRRPYAVVQLRREDAAGSMYNMVGFQTKLTYGEQERVFRMIPGLARASFLRHGSVHRNTYINSPSALTRGLSLAAMPNLFFAGQITGVEGYMESTAMGLLAGISACNFIRGIPFEPPGPDTCIGGLVRYITTERKHFQPMNVNFGLMPEYNKKEKERIIRQALDSIGFWMEKRVAPRPDDGDQDETRD, from the coding sequence ATGGAAATCAAAGTAATCGGAGGCGGCCTTGCAGGGGTTGAAGCCGCCTTTCAGATAGCCCGCCAGGGACTCAGGGTAACCCTGTGCGAGATGAGACCCCATACCTCCACGCCTGCCCATAGGACCTCACTTCTTTCGGAGCTTGTATGCAGTAATTCACTGAAATCGAAAGACCTCTCGAACGCTCACGGCCTCCTGAAAGAGGAGCTGCGTCTCCTCGGCTCCATTATTCTGAGTGCGGCCGATCGGGCAGCCATTCCGGGCGGTAAGGCCCTTGTGGTGGACAGGGGCGAGTTTTCGGGGCTGATAACACGGGAGATAGAGGCCAACCCCCTGATCGATGTGATCCGGGGTGAAGTGACGGAGATCCCTTCCGGAGTAGCGATAATCGCCACAGGCCCGCTCACGAGCGATAGTCTCGCGGAGAGGATCGGCGCCCTCACGGGTGCGGAAAACCTTTCTTTTTTCGACGCCATATCCCCTATCATCGACAGCGAGACGGTAGATATGGAGAAGGCGTTCTTCGGCTCCCGCTATATGGACCACACAGACGACTACCTCAACTGTCCCCTCACCCAGACAGAATACGATGCGTTTATCGATGCCCTTATAGGAGCCGAGCGGGTAAGCATGAGAGATTTCGAGAAGACGCCTTACTTTGAGGGCTGTCTCCCCATTGAGGTCATGGCTGAAAGGGGGAGGAAAACCCTTGCCTACGGCCCCATGAAGCCGGTGGGGCTATCTCATCCCGATACCGGCAGGAGACCCTATGCCGTTGTCCAGCTAAGAAGGGAAGACGCCGCCGGAAGCATGTACAACATGGTGGGGTTCCAGACAAAGCTGACATACGGAGAGCAGGAGCGGGTGTTCCGGATGATTCCCGGTCTTGCCCGCGCCTCTTTTTTGCGTCACGGCAGCGTACACCGTAATACCTATATCAACTCCCCATCGGCACTTACGCGCGGTCTCAGTCTCGCAGCCATGCCGAATCTCTTTTTTGCCGGCCAGATCACCGGCGTGGAAGGGTATATGGAATCAACCGCCATGGGACTTCTCGCGGGTATCTCGGCCTGTAATTTCATAAGGGGCATCCCTTTCGAGCCCCCCGGGCCGGACACCTGCATCGGCGGTCTCGTGCGCTATATCACTACGGAGAGAAAACATTTTCAGCCCATGAATGTAAATTTCGGCCTTATGCCCGAGTATAACAAGAAGGAAAAGGAGAGAATAATCCGGCAGGCCCTGGATTCGATAGGCTTCTGGATGGAGAAACGGGTCGCCCCGCGTCCCGATGATGGAGATCAGGATGAAACAAGAGATTGA
- a CDS encoding fused MFS/spermidine synthase translates to MSLLEAYIITFTASFCTLVIEMVAGRVLAPFVGVSIYTWTSIIGVILAGISIGAYIGGKLVDRFPERKTLGWLLLLSGILTLAIIPLTFAVASYRFPLSLMLRIFLVTTIIFFIPGCVLGTISPVVVRLTLKNLDNAGNVIGKIYALSTLGAIIGTFITGFFLISWMGTQKIIFLMGIILLLAALFSGSLFKTKKSVALFVIIAFFGMWGVHHFLYKVPLRQGVKLYTESDYFTIKLIDTISHDRTTPLKAMVLDNLIHSYVCLENPLHIEYDYEKIYSDV, encoded by the coding sequence ATGAGCCTTTTGGAAGCCTACATCATCACCTTTACGGCAAGTTTCTGCACCCTCGTCATAGAGATGGTGGCCGGACGCGTCTTGGCCCCCTTCGTAGGTGTTTCGATCTATACGTGGACGAGTATTATCGGCGTGATTCTGGCGGGCATCAGCATAGGCGCCTATATAGGCGGGAAACTCGTTGACCGGTTTCCCGAAAGGAAGACCCTGGGATGGCTTCTACTTCTTTCGGGTATTTTGACCCTTGCCATAATTCCTCTTACTTTCGCAGTCGCTTCTTACCGTTTCCCCCTCTCTCTCATGCTGCGAATTTTTCTTGTCACCACCATCATCTTTTTCATTCCCGGCTGCGTGCTCGGCACAATCAGCCCCGTAGTGGTGAGGCTCACTCTCAAAAATCTCGATAATGCAGGAAATGTAATTGGAAAGATATATGCCCTCTCCACGCTCGGGGCTATCATCGGTACCTTTATTACAGGCTTTTTTCTCATCTCATGGATGGGAACCCAAAAGATTATATTCCTCATGGGCATAATCCTGCTTTTGGCTGCCCTCTTCTCCGGCTCCCTCTTTAAAACGAAGAAGAGCGTGGCCCTTTTTGTCATCATCGCTTTTTTCGGCATGTGGGGCGTCCATCATTTCCTCTACAAGGTGCCCCTCCGGCAGGGCGTAAAGCTTTACACGGAGAGCGACTATTTCACCATCAAGCTCATCGACACCATAAGCCATGACCGGACCACGCCGCTTAAGGCGATGGTCCTCGATAATCTTATTCACTCCTACGTATGCCTCGAAAATCCCCTTCATATAGAATATGATTACGAAAAGATCTATTCCGATGTG
- a CDS encoding DegQ family serine endoprotease, with translation MRNKRWQVTVVALLCMALVFVYVRGKVVSKETSFDASRLPVRTVAYDKGLPSFGPLVKQVRSAIVNISTTTVRKGPNLGPGAGGPQGGFRDFFGEDFFEKFFGDMPQKESKQRSLGSGFIIDREGYILTNNHVVERAQSIKVKLTDGKEYDATVIGKDPKTDIALIKITAKQVFPVAPFGDSDKLDVGDWVVAIGNPFGLEHTVTQGIVSAKGRIIGAGPYDEFIQTDASINPGNSGGPLFNLAGEVVGINTAIFSGGQGIGFAIPINVVKELLPQLKSKGKVVRGWIGVVIQKVTPEIAKSFGLKETEGALVADVSEQGPADKAGIKRGDVIVSYNGKPIKEMEQLPRLVGATEIGKKVKIGILRDGKQMDVDLVIGEMKEEGVLTSKKPEVDKDFFGLVVQNINPDIAKHLNLKDKRGVIVTDVQPGSAAQNADIRSGDVIKEIARKPVRNLTDFKEAMKKANIKEGIVLLITRENATFYAVMRD, from the coding sequence ATGAGAAACAAACGATGGCAAGTGACTGTTGTTGCGCTCTTGTGTATGGCGCTCGTTTTTGTGTACGTAAGGGGCAAGGTTGTCTCCAAAGAGACGTCCTTTGACGCGAGCAGGTTGCCGGTCAGGACCGTGGCTTATGACAAGGGACTGCCCAGCTTCGGTCCTCTCGTGAAACAGGTCAGGTCTGCCATCGTCAATATCAGCACCACCACGGTCAGGAAAGGACCTAATCTCGGCCCGGGGGCCGGCGGGCCCCAGGGGGGCTTCAGGGATTTCTTCGGGGAAGATTTCTTCGAGAAATTTTTTGGAGATATGCCACAAAAAGAGTCTAAGCAACGAAGTCTCGGATCGGGCTTCATTATCGACAGGGAAGGGTATATCCTTACCAATAATCACGTGGTCGAGCGGGCCCAGAGCATAAAAGTAAAACTCACCGACGGAAAAGAGTATGACGCCACCGTAATAGGGAAAGATCCCAAAACCGATATCGCACTCATAAAAATAACTGCCAAGCAGGTCTTTCCCGTTGCACCCTTCGGCGATTCCGATAAATTGGACGTGGGGGATTGGGTTGTTGCAATCGGCAATCCCTTCGGCCTTGAGCACACCGTCACTCAGGGTATTGTGAGCGCGAAGGGCAGGATCATCGGCGCGGGCCCTTACGATGAATTCATTCAAACCGACGCGTCGATCAATCCCGGGAACAGCGGCGGCCCCCTGTTCAATCTTGCCGGCGAGGTGGTGGGAATAAACACCGCCATCTTCTCGGGAGGACAGGGCATAGGATTTGCGATACCGATCAACGTGGTCAAGGAGCTCCTGCCCCAGCTTAAGAGTAAGGGAAAGGTGGTACGGGGTTGGATCGGCGTGGTGATACAGAAAGTAACGCCTGAGATTGCAAAAAGCTTCGGTCTCAAGGAGACGGAAGGGGCGCTCGTGGCCGATGTATCCGAACAGGGTCCCGCTGATAAGGCGGGAATTAAAAGGGGTGATGTGATCGTATCCTATAACGGAAAACCGATAAAGGAGATGGAGCAGTTACCGCGACTTGTAGGCGCCACGGAAATCGGCAAGAAGGTAAAGATAGGCATTTTGCGGGACGGGAAGCAGATGGATGTGGATTTAGTGATCGGAGAGATGAAGGAGGAGGGTGTCCTTACATCGAAAAAACCGGAGGTAGATAAAGATTTCTTCGGCCTCGTGGTTCAGAATATCAATCCTGATATTGCAAAGCATCTGAACCTGAAGGATAAGAGAGGCGTCATAGTAACGGACGTTCAACCCGGGAGCGCCGCCCAGAATGCAGATATACGGTCGGGAGACGTAATAAAGGAGATCGCGAGAAAGCCTGTCCGAAACCTGACTGATTTTAAGGAGGCCATGAAGAAAGCGAACATCAAGGAAGGGATCGTGCTGCTCATCACCAGGGAGAATGCGACCTTCTATGCGGTCATGAGAGATTAG
- a CDS encoding heavy metal sensor histidine kinase → MNKFNLPIKWKLTLWYGAILALILVVFSSGVYIYFQNGLQKSIDAKITSIAQVLSSSMTESHTQSVFGNFERYLENVLGRRPKGKLVQIIDTSGKIGAKMNDIETDSVPASFENLQKALKGEIAYETIGERRPRLRMITFPIVENKKVTSIIQVGTSLEDFDETMTKLLLILVVGIPTSLCATILVGYFLAKKALKPVDQIRKAAVKISSTNLDERIDVKGRKDELSRLAETFNAMIARLKESFSRINQFSLDVSHELKTPLTILKGETEVALRKDRETEDYKNLLKSSLEEVDRMSKIIDDLLFLSKADPKDVRLNLEDVSLRDLIIEVCSDMQIFADKKGIELSVGELGEAKVRGDELKLRRMFLNIVENGIKYTQPGGQVAVSSFANGGYVRVNVKDNGPGIGEEDLRYVFDRFYQADRSRRREGGTGLGLSISKWIAEAHKGSIQVESQVRNGSLFSIKLPI, encoded by the coding sequence ATGAATAAATTTAACCTCCCCATAAAATGGAAACTGACGCTCTGGTATGGAGCCATACTTGCGCTCATTCTCGTGGTCTTCTCGTCGGGAGTTTATATCTATTTTCAGAATGGACTTCAGAAGAGCATCGATGCCAAAATAACATCCATAGCCCAGGTTTTGTCTTCATCTATGACAGAATCCCATACCCAGAGTGTCTTCGGAAATTTTGAGCGGTACCTCGAGAACGTGCTGGGGAGAAGGCCCAAGGGGAAGCTGGTGCAGATCATCGATACTTCCGGTAAAATAGGGGCGAAGATGAATGATATCGAGACGGATTCGGTGCCTGCCAGCTTTGAAAATTTGCAGAAGGCTTTAAAAGGGGAAATCGCATACGAGACGATCGGCGAGAGGCGTCCGCGGCTCAGAATGATTACCTTCCCCATCGTCGAAAACAAGAAGGTGACGAGCATTATCCAGGTCGGCACCTCCCTGGAAGACTTCGACGAGACGATGACGAAGCTTCTTCTCATTCTTGTGGTGGGTATCCCCACCTCTTTATGCGCCACCATTCTGGTTGGATATTTTCTCGCTAAAAAGGCATTGAAGCCGGTCGATCAGATAAGAAAGGCGGCGGTAAAGATTTCGTCCACCAATCTCGATGAGAGGATAGATGTCAAAGGAAGGAAAGACGAGCTGTCGCGGCTTGCGGAAACTTTTAACGCCATGATCGCGAGGCTGAAGGAATCCTTCAGCAGGATCAATCAATTCAGCCTCGATGTCTCTCATGAGCTTAAGACCCCGCTCACGATCCTGAAAGGTGAAACCGAAGTCGCATTGCGGAAGGACAGGGAAACAGAGGACTACAAGAACCTTCTGAAGAGCAGCCTCGAGGAGGTTGACCGGATGTCCAAGATCATAGACGATCTCCTTTTCCTCTCAAAGGCGGATCCCAAAGATGTGCGCCTCAATCTCGAAGACGTTTCGCTCAGAGACCTCATAATCGAAGTGTGCAGCGATATGCAGATTTTTGCCGATAAAAAGGGTATAGAGCTTTCCGTGGGCGAGCTGGGTGAGGCAAAGGTGAGGGGCGACGAGCTGAAGCTCAGGAGAATGTTCCTTAATATCGTGGAGAATGGGATAAAATATACCCAGCCCGGTGGTCAGGTGGCGGTCTCGTCTTTTGCGAACGGCGGCTATGTGCGGGTAAATGTGAAGGATAATGGCCCGGGGATCGGAGAAGAGGATTTGAGGTATGTGTTCGACAGATTCTATCAAGCGGACAGGTCGAGAAGGAGGGAAGGCGGCACAGGCTTGGGTTTATCCATCAGCAAGTGGATAGCGGAAGCTCATAAGGGCTCGATCCAAGTCGAAAGCCAGGTCCGGAACGGGAGCCTGTTTTCCATAAAATTGCCTATTTAA
- a CDS encoding response regulator transcription factor codes for MKVLVIEDEVKVASFVSRGLEEEGYDVDVAYDGLKGLEALKGASYDIVLLDLMIPEIDGLEVLRRMRSWGSITPVLIITAKTAKEDVVKGLDTGSDDYLTKPFSFDELLARIRALLRRSKQAESRLLEYGHVILDPYNRRLSVDSKEIELTEKEFLIMEFMLKNVERPLTRNEIAEYVWQSKGESTNIVDVYVNFLRKKLDSVSARRYIHTVRGTGYILREGDE; via the coding sequence ATGAAAGTGCTTGTTATCGAGGATGAGGTCAAGGTCGCGAGTTTTGTGAGCAGGGGCCTTGAGGAAGAAGGGTATGATGTCGATGTGGCCTATGACGGGCTTAAGGGACTCGAGGCCCTTAAGGGGGCTTCCTATGATATCGTGCTCCTCGATCTGATGATACCCGAAATCGACGGGCTCGAGGTGCTTCGGCGGATGCGCTCGTGGGGGTCCATTACTCCCGTTCTCATCATCACGGCGAAAACCGCCAAAGAAGACGTGGTAAAGGGGCTTGATACGGGAAGTGACGATTATCTTACCAAACCCTTTTCCTTCGATGAGCTCCTCGCGAGAATAAGGGCCCTCCTTAGACGGAGCAAACAGGCGGAATCACGGCTGCTCGAATATGGGCATGTGATCCTGGATCCCTATAACCGCAGGTTAAGTGTCGATTCCAAAGAGATCGAGCTCACGGAGAAAGAGTTTCTCATTATGGAGTTTATGCTCAAGAATGTGGAAAGGCCGCTCACGAGGAACGAGATTGCCGAATATGTATGGCAAAGCAAGGGGGAATCGACGAATATCGTCGACGTATATGTCAACTTTCTCAGAAAAAAGCTCGATTCCGTCTCCGCAAGAAGGTATATCCATACGGTAAGGGGCACCGGCTACATTCTTAGAGAAGGTGATGAATAA